One part of the Solanum dulcamara chromosome 3, daSolDulc1.2, whole genome shotgun sequence genome encodes these proteins:
- the LOC129883638 gene encoding bet1-like SNARE 1-1, with protein MKLHSCVVDNEHLEPLKIFRLVLMKFYIQQLSGDIHEEMDTPNRMLDRMGNDMDSSRGVLSGTMDKFKMLFETKSSRRIFTLVALFVVLFLVVYYLTIVRILRKDVFDATNTNGILVPTQLNVLFQASNDKDRSQIIVVDAANGFQLHIINT; from the exons ATGAAGTTACATAGCTGTGTTGTTGACAATGAGCATCTTGAACCTTTGAAGATTTTTAGACTTGTTCTGATGAAGTTTTATATCCAACAGTTATCAGGTGATATACATGAGGAAATGGATACTCCTAATAGGATGCTGGACAGAATG GGTAATGATATGGATTCTTCAAGGGGAGTTTTATCTGGCACAATGGATAAATTTAAGATG TTATTCGAGACTAAATCAAGCCGAAGAATATTTACGCTTGTAGCCTTATTTGTGGTCCTCTTTTTGGTGGTATACTATCTCACTAT TGTAAGAATCTTGCGGAAAGATGTTTTTGATGCAACAAATACGAACGGAATATTAGTGCCTACACAGTTAAATGTTCTATTTCAGGCATCTAATGATAAAGATAGATCCCAAATTATTGTCGTTGATGCAGCAAATGGCTTTCAGCTTCACATTATCAATACTTAG
- the LOC129883640 gene encoding uncharacterized mitochondrial protein AtMg00810-like: MTLADTTQYQRFVGSLLYLNVTRIDIAYVVEILSQFIHNPEQSCMNAALRVVKYIKNAPGLDLLMPLDGLGKFESYCDSDWGGCLQTRRSTTGYLVKFSNAIMSWKSKK, translated from the coding sequence ATGACACTTGCTGATACTACTCAGTATCAAAGGTTTGTAGGAAGCCTGTTATATCTCAATGTGACCAGAATTGATATTGCATATGTAGTGGAAATATTAAGCCAATTTATACATAATCCCGAGCAATCTTGTATGAATGCAGCTTTGAGGGTGGTGAAGTACATCAAAAATGCACCAGGTCTTGATCTGTTAATGCCTTTAGATGGCTTAGGAAAGTTTGAATCATATTGTGACTCTGACTGGGGTGGCTGCCTGCAGACCAGAAGGTCAACCACAGGATACCTAGTTAAATTTAGCAATGCTATTATGTCGTGGAAGTCTAAGAAGTAG
- the LOC129881727 gene encoding ethylene-responsive transcription factor 3-like, translated as MVLQNSIYDGTSLKETQGVGKLKELHFRGVRKRPWGRYAAEIRDPWKKSRRWLGTFDTAEEAALAYDEAARSLRGPKAKTNFGPNGLVSGPPLISSIKLPHWCFQAHENRPVGVEMNEQERKKMKTEKKPFLFDLNLPAPQF; from the coding sequence ATGGTCTTACAAAATTCCATCTACGACGGCACTTCTCTGAAAGAGACGCAAGGTGTTGGAAAATTGAAGGAACTTCACTTTCGCGGCGTCCGGAAGCGGCCATGGGGGCGTTACGCGGCGGAGATTCGCGATCCGTGGAAGAAATCACGGCGTTGGCTCGGCACATTCGACACTGCTGAAGAGGCTGCGTTAGCCTACGACGAGGCCGCACGGAGTCTCCGTGGACCCAAAGCCAAAACTAATTTTGGGCCTAATGGGCTTGTTTCCGGCCCACCATTAATTTCTTCAATCAAGCTCCCGCATTGGTGCTTTCAGGCCCATGAAAATCGGCCTGTTGGTGTTGAAATGAATGAGCaggagaggaagaagatgaaaacTGAGAAGAAACCTTTTTTGTTCGATTTAAATCTCCCTGCACCACAATTCTAA